One segment of Desulfosudis oleivorans Hxd3 DNA contains the following:
- a CDS encoding 3-dehydroquinate synthase II, which translates to MRKIWVTINPWDKNMVTTALEGGADGVLVPAGYSEKVKQLGKILTIAEDGDLKPGQDVVHFEITRCEDEEEIIRLAREKTVILGCRDWTIIPLENLIARDVNVVTQVKTVQEAKTALGILEKGVGHLLINADSPATLKQILSAVREKGDTTPLQEAEITAIVPVGMGDRVCVDTCTAMTEGQGMLVGNSSSALFLIHSESVVNPYVAPRPFRINAGAVHAYTRVPGGKTRYLSELAAGDRIFITDYQGNTTEGVVGRLKIEKRPLMLIKAVVDGKEIATIVQNAETIRLTSPEGAPVSVVGLKPGDRVLVSMEAGGRHFGYKIEETITEK; encoded by the coding sequence ATGCGAAAAATATGGGTAACCATCAACCCGTGGGACAAAAATATGGTCACCACGGCCCTGGAGGGCGGGGCCGACGGCGTGCTGGTGCCGGCCGGGTATTCGGAAAAGGTCAAGCAGCTGGGAAAGATTCTCACCATTGCCGAGGACGGTGATCTGAAGCCGGGACAGGACGTGGTCCATTTTGAAATCACCCGGTGCGAGGACGAAGAGGAGATCATTCGGCTGGCCAGGGAAAAGACCGTGATTCTTGGATGCCGGGACTGGACAATCATTCCCCTTGAGAACCTGATCGCCCGGGACGTGAACGTGGTGACCCAGGTCAAAACCGTGCAGGAGGCCAAGACGGCCCTGGGCATTCTGGAAAAGGGAGTGGGCCACCTGCTGATAAACGCCGACAGTCCCGCCACCCTCAAGCAGATCCTGTCCGCGGTGCGGGAGAAGGGCGACACCACGCCGCTCCAGGAAGCCGAGATCACGGCTATTGTGCCGGTGGGCATGGGGGACCGGGTATGCGTGGACACCTGCACGGCCATGACCGAAGGCCAGGGCATGCTGGTGGGCAACAGCAGCAGCGCCCTGTTTCTGATTCATTCGGAAAGCGTGGTCAATCCTTACGTGGCGCCGCGGCCCTTTCGCATCAACGCCGGTGCTGTGCACGCCTACACCCGGGTGCCGGGGGGCAAGACCCGTTACCTGTCGGAACTGGCCGCCGGGGACCGTATTTTTATCACCGATTACCAGGGCAACACCACCGAGGGGGTGGTGGGCCGGCTGAAGATCGAAAAACGGCCCCTGATGCTGATCAAGGCGGTGGTGGATGGAAAGGAAATTGCCACCATCGTTCAGAATGCGGAGACCATTCGGCTCACCAGCCCGGAAGGCGCCCCGGTCTCGGTGGTGGGTCTGAAGCCCGGAGACCGGGTGCTGGTCTCCATGGAAGCCGGGGGCCGACATTTCGGGTACAAGATTGAGGAGACGATCACAGAAAAATAG
- a CDS encoding 2-amino-3,7-dideoxy-D-threo-hept-6-ulosonate synthase — translation MTILGKRIRIERLMNRNTGKTVIVPMDHGVSVGPIDGLTDMRTAVQRVAEGGANAIVEHKGLVGKGHRGSGKDIGLILHLSASTSLSPYPHAKTLVCSVEEAVKLGADGVSIHVNLGNGDEKQMLHDFGRVSADAREWGMPLLAMIYPRGEKIKDEFHVSVIKHAARVGDELGADIVKVSYTGSPKTFQEVVAGCSVPVVIAGGPKMGSDREILEMVRGSVDAGGAGVSIGRNVFQHANPTRMVEAISAIVHDGAGVAKALKMLEVKKSK, via the coding sequence ATGACCATCTTAGGCAAGCGGATTCGGATTGAACGGCTGATGAACCGGAACACCGGCAAAACCGTGATCGTTCCCATGGACCATGGCGTGTCTGTCGGCCCCATCGACGGGCTTACCGACATGCGCACGGCGGTGCAGCGAGTGGCCGAGGGCGGGGCCAACGCCATCGTGGAACACAAGGGACTGGTGGGAAAGGGCCACCGGGGCAGCGGCAAGGATATCGGGCTGATTCTTCATCTGTCCGCCTCCACCAGCCTGTCGCCATATCCTCACGCCAAGACACTGGTGTGCAGCGTGGAGGAGGCGGTGAAGCTGGGCGCGGACGGGGTTTCCATTCACGTCAACCTGGGCAACGGGGATGAAAAACAGATGCTTCACGACTTCGGCAGGGTCAGTGCTGATGCCCGGGAGTGGGGCATGCCGCTGCTGGCCATGATTTATCCCAGGGGCGAGAAGATCAAGGACGAGTTTCATGTGTCGGTGATCAAGCATGCGGCCCGGGTGGGAGATGAACTGGGCGCGGACATCGTCAAGGTTTCCTACACCGGCAGCCCCAAGACCTTTCAAGAGGTGGTGGCGGGATGCTCGGTTCCGGTGGTGATTGCCGGCGGGCCCAAAATGGGTTCGGACCGGGAAATTCTGGAAATGGTCAGGGGCTCTGTGGATGCCGGCGGTGCCGGTGTTTCCATCGGCCGAAACGTGTTTCAGCATGCCAACCCCACCCGCATGGTGGAGGCGATTTCCGCCATTGTTCATGACGGCGCCGGCGTGGCCAAGGCTTTGAAGATGCTCGAGGTAAAAAAGTCCAAATAG
- the aroA gene encoding 3-phosphoshikimate 1-carboxyvinyltransferase yields MKEIQQQPVQSCEVSVPGSKSYTHRVLIAAALSDGVCRLGNCLESEDTHLTREALVKMGVRIEKAEDRLVVHGTGGRLLPCGDPIFLGNSGTSMRLLTGVAAIGQGTYLLIGTDRMAQRPVADLLEGLDQIGVPARSVNNNGCPPLEIVAGKAQGGHVRLRCGISSQYLSSLLLAAPYIDGGLNIEVTEGPVSKPYIDMTLDIMDRFGVTVERDGYTRFRVAGGQCYRKGDYAVEPDASQASYFWAAAAVTGATVKVMGMTPESRQGDVRFVEVLEAMGCKVNREIDGIAVTGGPLSAVDVDMGDMPDLVPTLSVVAAFTQGITVIRNVAHLKEKESDRLAAVAAELSKMGITVVRTDTGLEITGGRPHGAVIETYNDHRMAMSFAVAGLVTPGVTIANEGCVAKSFPGFWQVFEGLYSSGIS; encoded by the coding sequence ATGAAGGAAATACAACAGCAACCGGTCCAGTCCTGTGAGGTAAGCGTTCCCGGTTCAAAGAGCTATACCCACCGTGTCCTGATTGCCGCGGCCCTGTCCGACGGCGTCTGCCGGCTGGGAAACTGCCTGGAGAGTGAAGACACCCACCTGACCCGGGAGGCCCTGGTAAAGATGGGAGTTCGCATTGAAAAAGCGGAAGATCGCCTGGTGGTGCATGGTACCGGCGGCCGCCTGCTGCCCTGCGGTGATCCCATCTTCCTGGGCAACTCCGGCACCTCCATGCGGCTGCTCACCGGCGTGGCCGCCATCGGCCAGGGGACATACCTGCTGATCGGAACGGATCGCATGGCCCAGCGGCCCGTGGCCGACCTGCTGGAAGGCCTGGACCAGATCGGCGTGCCGGCCCGTTCGGTGAACAACAACGGGTGCCCGCCCCTGGAGATTGTCGCCGGAAAAGCCCAGGGCGGGCATGTTCGCCTGCGGTGCGGCATAAGCAGCCAGTATCTCTCTTCCTTGCTTCTGGCGGCCCCCTATATCGACGGCGGCCTGAATATCGAGGTGACGGAGGGGCCGGTCTCAAAACCGTATATCGACATGACCCTGGACATCATGGACCGGTTCGGCGTGACAGTGGAGCGGGACGGGTATACCCGTTTCCGCGTGGCCGGAGGACAGTGCTACCGGAAAGGCGATTACGCGGTGGAGCCCGACGCCTCCCAGGCCAGTTATTTCTGGGCCGCGGCGGCCGTGACCGGTGCCACGGTCAAGGTGATGGGCATGACTCCTGAATCCCGGCAGGGAGACGTTCGGTTTGTAGAAGTGCTGGAGGCAATGGGATGTAAGGTTAACAGGGAGATTGACGGCATTGCCGTGACCGGAGGCCCGCTTTCGGCCGTGGATGTGGACATGGGCGACATGCCTGACCTGGTGCCCACTCTGTCGGTGGTAGCGGCATTCACGCAAGGCATCACCGTCATTCGCAACGTGGCTCACCTCAAGGAAAAAGAGAGCGACCGGCTGGCGGCGGTGGCCGCCGAACTTTCAAAAATGGGGATTACCGTTGTCCGTACCGACACCGGCCTTGAGATCACCGGAGGACGGCCCCATGGCGCGGTCATTGAAACCTACAACGATCATCGCATGGCCATGAGCTTTGCCGTTGCTGGCCTGGTGACCCCTGGGGTGACCATCGCCAATGAGGGGTGCGTGGCCAAATCCTTTCCCGGCTTCTGGCAGGTGTTTGAAGGTCTTTACAGTTCAGGTATTTCATGA
- the pheA gene encoding prephenate dehydratase, whose amino-acid sequence MSAESSGQDEKIANLRRSIDEIDDTILDLLNRRVSLAEAIGTLKTQTGNRVMDKAREESILQRLAGLNPGPLSSEMLRRIFVDIIAASRQAQEPKRISFLGPEATFTHVAALAFFNELDTFVPHPSIRDVFDDVEKGTSRYGVVPVENSIEGAVNHTLDLFLESELHICAESYLAISHDLLSKSGDLEKIHTIYSHPQPFAQCRTWLKTHLPHAELVECGSTSQAAQKALLADDAAAIAGSAAARLYDLKVAAPAIQDAVRNTTRFLVIGRDAPRPTGNDKTSILFVTAHIPGALFKALEPIAASGLNMLKLESRPARHKNWSYVFFVDLEGHVENEKVKQCLAKMEAFCQFIKILGAYPVALSDA is encoded by the coding sequence ATGAGTGCTGAAAGCAGCGGCCAGGATGAAAAGATAGCGAACCTGCGCCGGTCCATTGATGAAATTGATGACACCATCCTGGACCTGCTCAACCGGCGGGTCTCTCTGGCCGAAGCGATCGGGACGCTGAAGACGCAGACCGGCAACCGGGTCATGGACAAGGCCAGGGAAGAATCGATCCTGCAGCGGCTGGCCGGGCTCAACCCCGGCCCCTTGTCCTCTGAGATGCTGCGGCGGATATTTGTCGACATCATTGCGGCCTCGCGTCAGGCCCAGGAACCCAAGCGGATCTCCTTTCTGGGGCCGGAGGCCACCTTCACCCATGTCGCGGCCCTGGCTTTTTTTAATGAGCTGGATACCTTTGTCCCCCACCCGAGTATTCGGGACGTGTTTGATGACGTGGAAAAGGGGACCAGCCGGTACGGCGTGGTGCCGGTGGAAAATTCCATTGAGGGCGCGGTCAACCACACCCTTGATCTTTTCCTGGAATCCGAGCTTCACATCTGCGCCGAGTCCTACCTGGCCATTTCCCATGACCTGCTTTCAAAAAGCGGTGACCTGGAAAAGATTCATACCATCTATTCCCACCCCCAGCCCTTTGCCCAGTGCCGGACGTGGCTCAAGACCCATCTGCCCCATGCCGAACTGGTGGAGTGCGGCAGCACCTCCCAGGCGGCCCAGAAAGCCCTACTGGCCGACGATGCCGCGGCCATTGCCGGCAGCGCCGCGGCCCGGCTGTATGACCTGAAGGTGGCGGCGCCGGCCATTCAGGATGCCGTGCGCAACACCACCCGGTTTCTGGTCATCGGCCGGGACGCGCCCCGGCCCACAGGCAACGACAAGACATCCATCCTGTTTGTGACGGCCCATATTCCCGGGGCGCTGTTCAAGGCACTGGAGCCCATTGCCGCGTCCGGCCTCAACATGCTTAAACTGGAGTCCCGGCCGGCCCGGCACAAGAACTGGAGCTACGTGTTTTTCGTGGACCTGGAGGGCCATGTCGAAAACGAGAAGGTGAAACAGTGCCTGGCAAAAATGGAGGCCTTCTGCCAGTTCATCAAAATCCTGGGCGCTTACCCGGTAGCCCTGTCGGACGCATGA